ACTTATTAATTGTTTTCCTAAATGGCCTCTACACCCTTCTGCAAATACTGTTACTTTTCCATGTAATTCCATACCAGGTTCATAGCTGTCTTTTTTATTACCTTCTCTATCTATACCCATATCTTGAGTAGCAACGCCTTTTACAGAACCATCATCATTATAGAGAATTTCACTTGCTGGGAAACCTGGGAATATTTCAACACCTAAAGCTTCTGCTTGTTCTGCAAGCCATCTACATAAATTAGCTAAGCTAATAATATAATTTTTATGGTTCTGCTGTACCGATGGTAATAACCATGTAGGCCAACTAATTGATTTTTCTTTTCCTAAAAATAAAAATTTTTCCTTACTTACTTTAGTTTTGATAGGTGAATTTAATTCTTTCCAATTTGGCAAAAGCTCATCTAAAGCTCTAGTTTCAAAAACATTTCCACTTAAAATATGTGCTCCAATTTCTGAAGCCTTTTCTAAAAGACAAACGTTCAGATTAGAGTCTAATTGTTTAAGTTTGATTGCTGTAGCTAATCCTGATGGTCCTCCACCAATAATTACAACATCATATTCCATCGACTCTCTTGTCATGAGATAATTTTGTACAGGATTTGTTATTTTTGTATAGTGTTTAATTTGTTCAATTCTTCTAAGAATTGAGGAAGCGCTTCAAATAAATCTGCTTCTAAACCATAGTCGGCTACACTGAAAATTGGTGCTTCACCATCTTTGTTGATTGCAACTATAATTTTACTTTCTTTCATTCCGGCTAAATGTTGAATTGCGCCTGAAATACCAACTGCAATATATAAATCTGGAACTACTACTTTTCCAGTTTGTCCAACTTGATGATCATTACTTATATAGCCTGCATCTACAGCAGCTCTTGATGCTCCGATTGCTGCATTTAGTTTATCAGCTATTGCTGTAATAAGTTTAAAGTTATCTCCATTCTGCATTCCTCTTCCTCCAGAAACAACAACTCTAGCTGTTCCAAGTTCAGGTCTATCAGATTTTATTTCTTCTCTTTTAACAAATTTTGTAGATGCAAATTCATCACTTGGATCAACTTTTTCAATTGGAGCTGAGCCACCGCTTGTTTCACAAGGATCAAAAGAAGTTGGTCTAATTGTTACACATTTTTTTGGGTCATTGCTTTTAACTGTTGCAAATGCATTACCTGCATAAATAGGTCTTAAAAAAGTATCTGCGGAAATAACTTTAGTTATATCGCTAATCTGAGATGTATCTAAATTTGCTGCTATTCTTGGCATTAAATTTTTTCCAAACGTATTAGCTGAACAAACAATGTGAGAATAATTTTCAGCTAATTTAATTACAACTGGTGCAAAATTTTCTGCAACAAAATTTTCATAATATGGTGCTTCGACAGTTAGAACTTTCTTAACCAAAGGTAACTCGGATAAAGCTTTTGCTGCATCTGCAGAATTATTTCCTATAACTAAAGCATGAACATCTGCATCAATTTGTGAAGCAGCTGTTACTGCGTTTAGAGTAAAAGGTTTAAGTTCTTTGTTATTATGTTCAGCTATAAGTAAAACCGCCATTAGATTACCTTTGCCTCATTTTTTAATTTTTGAACAAGTTCAGCAACATTTGCTACTTTAATTCCTGCTTTTCTTTTTGGTGGCTCTTCAACTTTTAAGATTTCCACTCTTGGAGCTGTATCAACACCAAGATCTGCTGCATTTAATTGTTCTATTGGTTTTTTCTTTGCTTTCATTATATTGGGTAATGAAGCATATCTAGGTTCATTTAATCGTAGATCACATGTAACAATCGCAGGTACATTTATTTCAATTGTCTCTAAACCTTCGTCAATTTCTCTAACAACTTCTAATTTTCCATCTTTAACATCTATTTTTGAAGCAAAAGTTGCTTGAGGCCATTTTAATAAAGCACTTAACATTTGACCAGTTTGGTTACAATCATCATCAATTGCTTGTTTACCCATAAATACTAAATCTGGATTTTCTTTTTCTACAATTTTTTGTAATAATTTTGATACTGCTAAAGGTTCAATCATTCCATCAACTTTAACATGAATACCTCTATCAGCACCAACCGCTAAAGCTTTTCTAACTGTTTCTTGAGCTTTTTCTTCTCCAATAGTAACTGCAACTACTTCAGTTGCTTTTCCTGCTTCTTTAATTTTTACTGCTTCTTCAACTGCATTATCATCAGGCGGATTAGTTGACATTTTAACATTGTCAGTAACAACACCTGTTCCATCTTCTTTAACTCTTATTTGTACGTTGTAATCAATAACTCTTTTTACTGCGACTAAGATTTTCATTAAGCTCTCAATAAATTATTTTCTGGATCGTATGGACTTTCATCTAATACAGTAGCGTCATACATTTTACCTAAAATATCAACTTTTAATTTTTCGCCAACTGTCGCAACGTCGGGTTTCACCATTGCAAGAGCTATAGATTTATCTAATCTAAATCCATATTCCCCACCCGTTGCTCTACCTACGACTTTGTCGTTTTGATATATTGGGTTGTTTCCTAACACATCTGCATCTTCAGTATTGTGAACTTCTAATGTAACAAGTTTGTTATCAAAACCTTTTTCTCTCCATTTATTTAAAGCTTCAAGACCAATAAATTTTCCTTTGTTAGGATGTATAAATCTATCAAGACCAGACTCGTAAGGTGAATATTCAATTGAAAGCTCTGTACCAACTAATTTATAAGATTTCTCAACTCTCAAACTATTCATTGCTCTAATTCCAAATGGTTTAATTCCAAATTCCTTTCCTGCTTCCATTAATTTATCAAATATATGATTTTGATATTCAATTGGATGGTGCAGTTCCCAACCTAACTCACCAACAAAGTTGACTCTCATTGCATTTACTGGTGCGTAACCAACATCTACTTTTTTAGCTGTTAACCATTTAAAGTTTTCATTTGAAAAATCGTCTTTAGAAACTTTTTCCATTAGTTTTCTTGCTTTTGGACCAGCAACAACCAACACACCGTTGCTGTTTGTAAGATCTTCAAATATTACCGATCCATCTGTTGGCATCCACTTTTGTATCCAATCATGATCTAATCTAAGGTTAGCTCCAGCTGAAACCAAATAATAACTATTCTCTGCTTCTTTCATGATTGTAAATTCTGAATGAACTCCACCCTTTGTATTAAGGGCATGACATAAATTTATTCTTCCAACTTTTTTAGGAAGTTTGTTTGCAACTAAGAAATCTAAAAATTCTTCTGCTTTAGGTCCTTTAATTCTACATTTAGCAAATGCTGTCATATCTAATAGACCAACATTTTCTTTTACATTCTGACATTCTTTTTTAATTGCATCAAACCATTTGGATCTTCTAAATGACCAATCATCTTTTTGCTCCATTCCATCTGTTGCAAAAAAGTTTGGTCTTTCCCATCCAAACTTTTGACCAAATACTGCACCTAAGTTTTTCATTCTCTCATAGCAAGGAGAGGTTCTTAAAGGTCTTGCAGCAGGTCTTTCTTCATCTGGATAATGAACAATAAATACATGACTATAAGCTTCTTCATTTTTAGCTTTTAAATATGATTTAGAACAATAATTACCATATCTTCTTGGTTCTACACCAAGCATATCAATAGTTGGTTCACCATCTACAATCCATTCTGCTAATTGCCAACCTGCTCCACCCGCAGCAGTAATACCAAAACTGTGTCCTTCATTAATCCAGAAATTTTTTAAACCCCATGCAGGACCAACAATGGGATTTCCATCTGGTGTATAACAAATTGCACCATTATAAACTTTTTTAACACCCACTTCTCCAAAAGCTGGAACTCTATGAATTGCACCTTCAATGTGTGGCGCAAGTCTATCTAAATCTTCTTGAAATAATTCATACTCAGATTCTTTTGATGGACCTTCAACATAACAAGCTGGTGCTCCATCTTCATAAGGACCTAAAATTAATCCACCAGCTTCTTCTCTCATGTACCATCTGCTATCACTATCTCTTAAAACTCCCATTTCAGGTAAGCCTTCTTTTTTTCTTTTTTGAATTTCTGGATGGGGTTCTGTAACAATGTATTGATGTTCAACAGGTATTACTGGAATTTCCAAACCAACCATCTCACCTGTTTGTCTAGCAAAGTTTCCTGAACAAGATATTATATGTTCACATTCAATAGATCCTTTGTCTGTTTCAACAATCCAACCATCTTTGGTTTGTCTCATTGCTAAAACCGTAGTGTTTCTATAAATCTCTGCTCCTCTATTTCTTGCACCTGTTGCAAGAGCTTGAGTTAAATCAGCTGGTTGAATATATCCATCTTCAGGGTGTTGAATTGCTCCAACTAAATCATCTGTATGGCACAATGGCCAAATTTCTTTTACTTGTTCTGGTTTTAAAAATTTTACATCTACTCCAATTGTTTTTGCTACACCTGCATACTGATAATATTCATCCATTCTATCTTTTGTGCTTGCAAGTCTAATGTTTGATACAACACTAAAGCCAACATTTTTTCCTGTTTCTTCCTCGAGTGTTTTATATAAATTTACTGCGTACTTATGAAGTTGCCCGACTGAGTAACTCATGTTGAATAAAGGAAGCAAACCTGCTGCGTGCCAAGTTGAACCTGAAGTTAATTCTTTTCTCTCAACTAAAACTACATCTGACCAACCTTTTTTTGCTAAATGATAAAGAGCACTTACGCCAACAACTCCACCACCAACAACGACTACTTTTGTTTTAGTTTTCATTTTTCAGATTCCTACTAAATTTTTAGATAATCCGAAACAAAAATGTATCTGTGGATAATTAAATTGAGTTACCTAGAGATATAGGTTGGGACACCATGGTCGTTAGCCAGCATTCATTAAGTGGGCCATCAGAAGATAATTTTTCAACCTGCCAATTGAATTTATGATAGTTTTTATCTTTCCCTAAAATTATGACCTCAAACTGAGCCCAATTGTCGCCGAATGCAAGTTGGGTAACCGTATGTTCTAAATGATCTATCATCATTGAATAAGACTTTCCTTTGAGCATAGTCTTAAATCTTGGAAGTGGACCTGTAACCTGTTTATTGGCTGGATGTGCAAAATTCCATGTTTGCTCAATACCACTATCCATAAAATCTTTATCATTATTCATTAATCCTTTTAGCTGAATTTCAACTACTTGTTTTGGGGAAATATTTTTGTTTGGCTTTATTAGATCTGCCTTTGCCAAACAAGTAAGTAATAATAGAATAGTTAATGATCTAAACGCTATTTGCAGTTTCTCTAACATCTTTTAAAAACTCTTTTCTTTTTTCTTCACCTACAAAAGGTACAGCAAAGTATCTTCTGTAGTTTATATTATAAATTCCACACATATGGAAAACTCCTCTTTTTAATCTTCTTATCGGTAAGTTTAAAAAGAAAGTTGTAATAGCTAGTCTAGGAGATCCATATGTACAAAAAATTACAGCTTTTTTATTTTTTAAGTTCCCAATTGGATAACCATAGTTTCCAACTAGTTGTTTAAATCTGAAAGCCCAAGGTGGCGCTAAAACTTTATCTATCCAACCTTCAACGATTGCTGGCATTCTAAAATTCCATATTGGAGCTATTAAAACAATAGTGTCAGCTTCTTCTATTCTTTTTCTGTGATCTAGGACTTCTTTATCAGGTTCTTCGCCTGCAAAAACAGGATTAAATTTCTCTTTATATAAATCAACAACATCAACTTGGTTACCCTTCTCTTTTGATGTTTTTATGAACTCATCTCTAATTGCAGCATTAAAAGATGCGTCATTGTAGTGGCCATATACTAAAAAAATTTTCTTCATAATTTGAGAACTAGTTATATAAGGATTTTATGGAAAATTACTATGTAATTGAAGGTGATCATGTTGATCCTAACGATATAAAATCAATAAAAGAAGATACAAAAAACCAACATGGCCCTTTTGCTAAAGATAAAGCAGAAGATTTTGCAAAGAGTTTAATTCAAAAAAATATTGATAATTTTTATCACCGAGCTTGGGTCGTGGATTCAAATAACCTGACTAAATAAAACCCAATAAACATCGATATAACAAAAGTAATTGAGTAATAATTAATTAGAGCAATTGAAGAAATTGCTGGACCTGGACATAGACCACCAAGCCCCCAACCTGCTCCAAAAATTACTGATCCTAAAATCAATTTTTTATTTATCTCTTTATTATTTGGAATATTGAATGAAACTTCACATATAGGTTTTTCTTTATTTTTTATAAGATGGAATAAAGGTGAAGATACCGCTAAAGCTCCTATCATTACGAAAGCTAATGAAGGATCCCAATTACCAAATAAATTTAAAAAACCTAAAACTTTTTCAGGATTAATCATTTCACTTATAACCAAACCTATTCCAAAAATAATTCCTGAAACTAATGAAATAACTCTAGTCATACAAAATTTTTAATTAAAACTGTTAAAATTCCAACAACCATAAAAGTTATGGTTGCTATAATTGATCTTAAAGAAAATCTGCCAATTCCACTAATACCATGTCCGCTTGTACAGCCTCCACTTATTCTTGTCCCAATACCAACTAATAATCCTGCTACAATTAATAAAGGTAAAGAATTTGAAATTGAAATATTAATTTCTTTATTTGAAATTAAAGCATATAGAATTGGACCTATAATTAAACCTACTAAAAATAAAATATTATCAATTCTTCTTTCTTTTTGATTTAAAGCATTAGCTGCAATTCCACTAATTCCAACTAATCTTCCATTAAATAAGAATAAAATTACTACAGCTAAACCTATAATTATTCCTCCAATCAATGCAGAATAAGGCGTGAAATTTACTATTGTCATTAATTATTTAAAACTGGAAACGCTTGTCTGATTTTAAGAAAGTGTTTTTGGTATTCCATTTTTGTACATCGGTTTTCAATATACTCAATATTGTTTTTTGAAGTAATACTTTTAGCTTTCTCACATTTAATACCAAGTTGGAGCCATAAAGTTTTTGCTTTTATTTGTACAGTTTCATTTGCAAAACCTTCTGCTTCTTTGGAAGGCCTGAAAACATTAACTATATCAACTTGTTCTTTTATTTCATTTAAACTTCCCACAAACTCCTCACCTAATACTTTCTCACCTTTAGATCGTGGGTTTACAGGAATAACTTTAAATCCATATTCTTGCATATATTTCATAACTATAGTCGAAGTTTTACTTGTATTTTTGCTAACTCCAATCATTGCAATTGTTTTAGAATTTGACAAAATTTCTTTTATTTTTTCATCTGTCATTATCTATTTTTCCAAACAGGTTTTCTTTTTTGAAGAAATGCAGAAATTCCTTCTTGTGCATCCATTGCCATCATATTTAAAGTCATCATTTTACTCGTATAAGCATAAGCTTTACTTAATGGCATTTCTAATTGTTTATAAAAAGCTTGCTTACCAATTTTAATTGTAAGATTAGATTTTGAGGCAATTTTTTTAGCAACTTTTAAAACTTCATTGTTTAATTTTGATTTAGCAAAACAGTCATTAATTAAACCTAATTCTTTTGCATAATCTGCTTTAATCGGTTCCCCAGTTAATAACATTTTCATCATAGGTTTTCTTTGAATTTTTCTGCTAACCGCAACCATAGGGGTACTACAAAATAATCCTATGTTTACTCCTGGTGTTGCAAACAACGCATCTTTTGTACTGTAAGCTAAGTCACAACTTGCAACCAATTGACATCCTGCAGCATAAGCAGCACCATGGACTTTGGCAATAACAGGTTTTTTTCCTTCAACAATTTGCAACATCAATTTTGAACAAAGATTAAATAACTTTTGATATTTATTTTTAACTTTTAGACTTTTGACTTCTTTTAAATTATGCCCTGCACTAAAACCTTTGCCAGCTCCTTCTAAAATTATAACCTTAGTTTTTTTATCTTTATCAAGCTTCTTAAATACTTTGATTAAATCACTTAAATTTTTAAACGATAAAGAGTTATAAGTTTTTGGTTCATTGATAGTAACTAAGGCAATACTGTTTTGAATAATCTTATATTTAATATTCATAATTAATTAGAACCTATATTAAAAAAGATTTAATTTCTTTCTTTAAAATTAATCAAGAATAACAGTAGGTTTTCCTAATATATTTAAGTCTGGTTCAACTCCTAAACCTATACCATCTGGAGCTGAAATTTTTCCTTTATTTCTAGTAGGTCCATTTTTATCCAGTCTTGGAGAAACATAACCAGATAAGTCACAAACATTTAGTAATCTCGAAGGTTCGCAGCTAGTGCCTAGATGTAATAATGCTGAGGTTGTTATGTCACTTCCCCAAGTATCTTCAATACACATCTTAGTTCCAAAATAATTACAAAGCTCTCTTGCATATCTTACTGCGCTCACTCCACCAAATTTAGAAAGTTTCAGTGCAGCTACATCCATAATTCCTTTTTCATGTCCTTCTAAAAGAGTTTTTGTATCATAAACTCCTTCATCTAATTTCATCGGAAGACCTGTTGCTTGTTTTACTAAAGCACACTCAGATAAGGTAACACAAGGTTGTTCTAGCATAATATCTAAATGAGCTACAGCTCGACTTGTTCTTATTGCATCAAGTGGTGTTGCTCCGCAATTCCAATCACCATAAACTAAAAAACCATCATCAATAACTTCTCTAATTTTAATCAATCTTTCAGTGTCAATTCTCCAATCATTATCAACACCAAGTTTAACTTGAAACTGAGTTATACCTTCTTTTTGTTTTTCCTTTGCAATTTTAACCATTTCATCTGGAGCAATACAAGTTATGGAATGATATAAAGGCATGTCTTTTTGTTTTTGACCACCAAGTAATTTATATAAAGGTAAATTTGCAACTTTTGCTGTGATATCCCATAACGCAATATCCAAAGGTGATTTTGCATAAGGATGCCCTTGTAAATATTTATTTACCTTTGCCATCAACGCCTCTGGTCCAACTGGATCAGATCCTATAATTACAGGTGCTATCTCGGTCAATGCAGGAGTTATTCCTTTAGCATATGCTGGCAAATAATGAGGAATCGGACAACATTCACCCCAACCTTTAATGCCACTATCAGTATCTACTGAGATAATTATACTCTCTACTTCATCACAAGTTTTATTACCTGCCATATAATATGTTTCATGACTTTTCAGATTAATATTCCAAATTGATAATTTAGTTATTTTCATAATTTACCAACTCTCTTTGCAACACCTTCTTCTTGTTTTTTATTAAAATCATTATCATTTAATTTATACAATTCTTCAATTCTCAAATTTTTAGTATTAATTGATGGTAAATTATTTTTTTTCATTCCTTGGTGTCTTGCATATACTGCTTGTTTTTTTGTTGTTTGATGAGGTTGAAAATCTTTTATATCATCAATAGTTATTTGATCCCCTTTCACAAGATATCCATTTTCAACAGCTTCATTAAAAATTTTAATTCCTTTTTTTGTTCGCATTACTGCAGCATTGAAACCTTCATCTTCTCCTTTTGGAGAACCGCCCCTCCAGGTATCAAGTGCTGCTATATCTGCACTTTCACCAATTGCATCTGGACAAATTTTACATCTAAAAGGAACTTTCCAATTACTTTCATCTCCCCAGAATGAATTATAATCTTTATCAAACTCTTTTTGATCTTTAGTTTTTATATACATTCTACCTGGATTTCCAAAACCTCTATACCTAAACTCCTCAAGCTCTTGTTCTTTAACATTAAAACTATCAATAAATTCTTGTGACTTTGTTAATTCTTGAAAACCACCACAAACTAATGTGAAAATATATTTGCAATATTGATCAACTCGTTCATCGAATTTAGCAAGTAATCTTATTGCTCCTGCATCACAAGGTTTTCCAACAAATGCGAAAGTTTGTTTTTTATCCAATGCTTTATGGAATTTACTCAAAGGTGATGATGGACCATATCTTGATCTACTTTCACAATTTAATAAGTCATCTTTGGAATAGCTATATTTAACAACGTTACGCATTGGGTTTTCCTTATCACCAGCTGTATGCATAATAAAATCAACTTTATTTTTTTCTAGCAAATATAAAGATAATCCATTTAACAACCCTCCTGTTGAACTTTGAAATCTAATTTTTGGATCGCTAGACCATGAATAATATAAACTAAAATAATTTCCCCAGATAATATCTTTATTTGATCCTTCGTTTTCCTCTTGATCCTCTGGTCCTTCTGCAATTACCCCTGGACAAACTTTTTTAATATTTTCAAATGTTTGATTGCTAATAGATTTTAATTCTTTAGGTTCTAAATTACCTTTGTCACTCATTTCCATCTTTAGTGAATTATTACCTGCAATACTTTTGCAAAGTCCGCAGCCAATACAAAGGCCATTGTCTACAATGTCAGCTAAAGAATTTATTTGTATCATTACTCTTTGTAAGATGGATCTTTAGCATCACACCTTCTTAGTAATGCTGGCCACTCATTTAATCCTGGTGAAAATAAATCATACTGTTTTTGAGATAATTTCCACATTTCCTCAGTAGCTCTCTCAAGAGGCAAACCTGAACTTGTTGCTTGAATAGCAACTTCACACATTCTAATTGCATAATACATATTCATAAAAGCTTCACCGGCTGTAGCTCCAACAGTCAATAATCCATGGTTCTTCATGATTAAAACTTTGTTGTCTCCCATGTTTTCTGCAATTCTAACTCTTTCATCTTTGTTTATCGATAAGCCTTCCCATTCATGATATCCAACTTTTCCATAAAGCATTGAACTATCTTGAACTAAATGAGGAATACCGTCTTTAAGAGCTGTAGCAGCTAATGCTGAAGGTGGATGAGCATGAAATACAAATTTTGCATTAGGATGATTTAGATGAATTGCACTATGAATAATAAATCCTGCAGTGTTTGCTTTTTCTGGTCCCTCTAAAACTTTTCCATGTTCATCAACTTTAATTAAGTTTGACGCTTTAACTTCTTCATACAACAAACCCATCTCATGCATAAAGAATGTATGATCTGTTCCTGGTGCTCTGGCAGTTATATGGTTCCAAACAGTATCATCCCAACCCATCATATTAGTCAATCTAAACATGGCTGCAAGATCTACTCTTACTTTCCAGTCTGCTTCACTGATGTTATTTTTCATCTTCCCTCCTTTGAAAAAGTTAATTTATTATTTTGTTCTAAAAGTTTAATTACTTTTAAGTGATTAGAATTAGGTCCAAATTTTTTAATAGCTTTTTTATAAATTTTTGATGTTAAATTCATTATTGGTAGATCTAATTTTTGTAATTTAATTATTTCATTAGCAAGATTTAAGTCTTTCATCGATAAACCTAAAAAGAATGAAGGATCATAGTCACCATTAATCATATTTGGTCCATATCTTGTGGATGTATAACCGCCACTTGCGCTCTTATCTATAATCTCCAACATAGTTTTTGGTTTAATACCTGATTTTACTCCAAGCATTAGAGACTCCGAAAGGGAAAGATAATTCAAATAGCAAAGGCTTACTTGAGCAATTTTAGCAGCATAACCTGCTCCAGCTGTATTTAGATAATAAAGATTTTTGCCTAAAATATTGAAAATAAATTTAAGCTTATTTACTGTTTTTTTTTGGCCTCCCACGAATATGGATAGATCTCCTGATTGAGCTTTTAAATTTCCACCTGATATTGTGGCATCAACAAATTGATTGATTTTTCTCTTAAGTTTTTTTTTCAAAAAATTGAAACAACTAAGAGAATTAGTTGAACAATCTATCCAAACTTTATTTTTGTCTAATTGATCAATAATTTTATTTTTTCCTACTGATAATAATTTTATTTGTTTGGGTCCAGGTACACAGCTTATTATGATGTCAGAAAAATTAATCAACTCTTTCAAAGAGTTAGTTGCTTTTGCTTTTTTTGATTTAAATTTTTGAATTGTTTTTTGACTAACATCATATCCTAATAAATCAATTTTTTTTGATTTATGAAGATTTAAAGCCATCGGCATTCCCATA
The DNA window shown above is from alpha proteobacterium HIMB5 and carries:
- a CDS encoding FrhB/FdhB coenzyme F420-dependent oxidoreductase family protein (PFAM: Coenzyme F420 hydrogenase/dehydrogenase, beta subunit N-term; Coenzyme F420 hydrogenase/dehydrogenase, beta subunit C terminus) encodes the protein MIQINSLADIVDNGLCIGCGLCKSIAGNNSLKMEMSDKGNLEPKELKSISNQTFENIKKVCPGVIAEGPEDQEENEGSNKDIIWGNYFSLYYSWSSDPKIRFQSSTGGLLNGLSLYLLEKNKVDFIMHTAGDKENPMRNVVKYSYSKDDLLNCESRSRYGPSSPLSKFHKALDKKQTFAFVGKPCDAGAIRLLAKFDERVDQYCKYIFTLVCGGFQELTKSQEFIDSFNVKEQELEEFRYRGFGNPGRMYIKTKDQKEFDKDYNSFWGDESNWKVPFRCKICPDAIGESADIAALDTWRGGSPKGEDEGFNAAVMRTKKGIKIFNEAVENGYLVKGDQITIDDIKDFQPHQTTKKQAVYARHQGMKKNNLPSINTKNLRIEELYKLNDNDFNKKQEEGVAKRVGKL
- a CDS encoding aldolase class II-like protein (PFAM: Class II Aldolase and Adducin N-terminal domain), which translates into the protein MKNNISEADWKVRVDLAAMFRLTNMMGWDDTVWNHITARAPGTDHTFFMHEMGLLYEEVKASNLIKVDEHGKVLEGPEKANTAGFIIHSAIHLNHPNAKFVFHAHPPSALAATALKDGIPHLVQDSSMLYGKVGYHEWEGLSINKDERVRIAENMGDNKVLIMKNHGLLTVGATAGEAFMNMYYAIRMCEVAIQATSSGLPLERATEEMWKLSQKQYDLFSPGLNEWPALLRRCDAKDPSYKE
- a CDS encoding NAD-binding protein, 6-phosphogluconate dehydrogenase family (PFAM: NAD binding domain of 6-phosphogluconate dehydrogenase), whose product is MIKVGFIGLGNMGMPMALNLHKSKKIDLLGYDVSQKTIQKFKSKKAKATNSLKELINFSDIIISCVPGPKQIKLLSVGKNKIIDQLDKNKVWIDCSTNSLSCFNFLKKKLKRKINQFVDATISGGNLKAQSGDLSIFVGGQKKTVNKLKFIFNILGKNLYYLNTAGAGYAAKIAQVSLCYLNYLSLSESLMLGVKSGIKPKTMLEIIDKSASGGYTSTRYGPNMINGDYDPSFFLGLSMKDLNLANEIIKLQKLDLPIMNLTSKIYKKAIKKFGPNSNHLKVIKLLEQNNKLTFSKEGR